The following are from one region of the Petrotoga sibirica DSM 13575 genome:
- the ffh gene encoding signal recognition particle protein translates to MFENLQKKLTGVFKNLSGKGKLSEKNIKDAVREVKLSLLEADVHYKVVKELIDRVKEEAIGSKVLESLTPDQEFIRIVRDDLIELMGGKENNKITISRNPGFIMLTGLQGSGKTTTAAKLANFYKKKGKNPLLVAADTYRPAAIDQLVQLGEDIGIPVFTGDRVNDLKIVEESKKYAEKLLYDIVIVDTAGRLHIDEKMMEELENIKKLINPDEILMVVDSMVGQDAVNSAKEFNDKLDLSGFVVSKLDGDSRGGVIISIRYITGKPVKLVGVGEKIDDLEEFYPDRYVGRILGMGDVLSFIDKVEKDIDKKKAEEDAERFMDGKFDLKDFLEQIRQIRKLGPLSNLLEMVPGVPKEQVDVTKGEQELKKFEAIINSMTPKERKNTRILTYSRKQRIAKGSGTTLQDINRLLKSYDQLKKAMKQMKKFKGRKLINNLPF, encoded by the coding sequence ATGTTTGAAAACTTACAAAAAAAGCTGACAGGAGTCTTCAAGAACCTATCGGGTAAAGGAAAATTATCAGAAAAAAATATAAAAGATGCTGTTAGAGAAGTGAAACTTTCTCTGTTGGAAGCGGACGTTCATTATAAAGTGGTAAAAGAACTGATTGACAGAGTCAAGGAAGAAGCAATTGGATCTAAAGTTCTCGAAAGCTTAACTCCTGATCAAGAATTCATCAGAATAGTTAGAGACGATTTAATAGAATTGATGGGCGGTAAAGAAAACAATAAGATTACTATTTCTCGTAATCCAGGTTTCATTATGCTTACGGGTTTGCAAGGAAGCGGTAAAACAACAACTGCTGCTAAGTTAGCAAATTTCTATAAGAAAAAAGGGAAAAACCCTTTGTTGGTTGCTGCCGATACTTACAGACCAGCTGCTATTGATCAACTTGTACAGTTGGGTGAGGACATTGGTATTCCCGTTTTTACTGGTGACAGAGTAAACGATTTGAAAATTGTAGAAGAAAGTAAAAAGTATGCAGAGAAGCTTTTGTATGATATTGTTATCGTAGATACCGCAGGGCGTTTGCACATAGATGAAAAGATGATGGAAGAGTTAGAAAATATAAAAAAGTTAATCAATCCGGATGAAATTTTGATGGTCGTCGATTCAATGGTTGGTCAAGATGCAGTTAATTCAGCAAAAGAATTTAACGATAAATTGGATCTTTCCGGTTTTGTTGTTTCAAAACTCGACGGTGATTCTCGAGGTGGAGTCATCATTTCTATTAGGTATATAACGGGGAAACCTGTTAAGTTAGTTGGTGTTGGTGAGAAGATTGATGATTTGGAAGAGTTTTACCCAGATAGATATGTTGGAAGAATTTTAGGAATGGGAGATGTACTTTCTTTCATAGATAAGGTAGAAAAAGACATAGATAAAAAGAAAGCAGAAGAAGATGCAGAAAGGTTTATGGATGGAAAGTTCGATTTAAAAGATTTCCTCGAACAAATTCGACAAATAAGAAAATTAGGCCCTCTCAGTAATCTTTTAGAAATGGTTCCTGGTGTTCCAAAGGAACAAGTGGATGTAACCAAAGGTGAACAAGAATTAAAAAAATTCGAAGCAATAATAAATTCAATGACCCCAAAAGAACGTAAAAACACCAGAATACTAACTTATTCAAGAAAACAACGAATAGCAAAGGGAAGTGGAACAACTCTTCAAGATATCAATAGACTTTTGAAGTCGTACGATCAGTTGAAAAAGGCTATGAAGCAAATGAAAAAATTTAAAGGCAGAAAACTCATAAATAATCTACCTTTTTAA
- a CDS encoding KH domain-containing protein — protein MKTLLLDILNNIVKHPDEIKIVESNEEKNVIFEIYANSEDVGQIIGKDGRTIKSINILLNAAKKDPDKKFILKVIR, from the coding sequence ATGAAGACTCTTCTTTTAGACATTTTGAACAACATAGTTAAACATCCAGATGAAATAAAGATCGTGGAGTCAAACGAAGAAAAAAACGTAATATTTGAAATATATGCCAACTCTGAAGATGTAGGGCAAATAATTGGAAAAGACGGAAGAACTATTAAATCTATAAACATTCTTTTAAATGCTGCGAAAAAAGACCCTGACAAGAAATTTATTCTAAAAGTAATTAGGTGA
- the lepB gene encoding signal peptidase I gives MKEATKKKIKDETLDWIYAIIYALIFGTIIRLYVFETMMVPTPSMVPTIQVYDRLFVEKVTYEFAEPNRGSIVVFWTPFVDIRAQQQLRAFDRFMDFFAPAKFEGHVKYVKRLVGKPGDTLRLVPVGETFWEDIKNDEIQNIPNWLNSIINYYESIDYIPPEIKNKVSRLEINGEILPEFENIYYLRDAIFEDPKFFDYIAYPEKYSYQIATSDLFFMYIDNFTGRLIPAKPTIEWYKQMRDTLLFTDFYESELSKLDLPTLIYKDEEGLVNVKIPEGYYFFMGDNTLESQDSRFFGFVPIENVIGTTFLRIYPFDRFGKI, from the coding sequence TTGAAAGAGGCTACTAAGAAGAAAATTAAAGATGAGACCTTGGATTGGATTTATGCTATAATATATGCACTGATATTCGGAACCATTATCAGATTGTACGTGTTTGAGACAATGATGGTTCCCACCCCTTCCATGGTTCCAACTATCCAGGTATACGACAGGTTATTTGTAGAAAAAGTTACGTATGAATTTGCTGAACCAAATAGAGGCTCGATAGTTGTTTTTTGGACACCATTCGTGGACATTAGGGCGCAACAGCAGTTACGTGCCTTTGATAGGTTTATGGATTTTTTTGCTCCAGCAAAATTTGAAGGCCATGTAAAATATGTGAAGAGATTAGTTGGTAAACCAGGCGATACCTTGAGATTGGTACCGGTTGGAGAAACCTTCTGGGAAGACATTAAAAATGATGAAATCCAAAATATTCCCAATTGGCTGAATTCTATCATTAATTATTACGAAAGTATAGATTACATCCCACCCGAGATAAAAAATAAGGTTTCAAGATTAGAAATAAATGGTGAAATACTTCCTGAATTTGAAAATATTTACTATTTAAGAGATGCAATATTTGAAGATCCTAAATTTTTTGATTATATAGCTTATCCGGAGAAATACAGTTACCAAATTGCCACGTCCGATTTATTTTTCATGTATATTGATAACTTTACAGGTAGGTTGATACCAGCCAAACCAACTATTGAATGGTACAAACAAATGAGAGACACACTTTTGTTTACTGACTTTTATGAAAGCGAGCTTTCAAAATTGGATTTACCTACTTTAATATATAAAGATGAAGAAGGTCTTGTTAATGTGAAAATTCCAGAAGGATACTATTTCTTCATGGGTGATAATACATTGGAAAGTCAAGATAGCCGTTTTTTTGGATTTGTTCCTATTGAAAACGTTATTGGAACAACTTTTTTAAGAATTTATCCATTTGACAGGTTTGGAAAGATATAG
- the rplS gene encoding 50S ribosomal protein L19: MDKIINAVETNYKKEEIPEIRPGDTVRVNVKVVEGEGQRKRERIQPFEGIVIKIRGAGLGRSFTVRKIGADRVGVERIFPFHSPSISSVEVLKKGKVRRAKLYYLRDVKGKIKIKERKD; this comes from the coding sequence ATGGACAAAATCATAAATGCAGTAGAAACAAATTATAAAAAAGAAGAAATTCCTGAAATTAGACCGGGAGATACTGTAAGAGTCAACGTAAAAGTTGTGGAAGGAGAAGGCCAAAGAAAAAGAGAAAGAATCCAACCTTTTGAAGGAATAGTAATAAAAATAAGGGGTGCTGGCCTTGGACGTTCTTTCACTGTTAGGAAAATAGGAGCAGATAGAGTAGGTGTTGAAAGAATCTTTCCCTTTCATTCTCCATCTATAAGCAGCGTAGAAGTCTTGAAGAAAGGGAAAGTTAGAAGGGCTAAACTTTATTACCTCAGAGATGTTAAAGGGAAGATAAAGATTAAAGAGAGGAAGGATTGA
- the rimM gene encoding ribosome maturation factor RimM (Essential for efficient processing of 16S rRNA), whose protein sequence is MSELNSLSNLLDNKISVAKIVNSHGVHGEVKVVPFTNIKSVITNLEEVLLYNTSTRNFFFTKVLQVKPLNRFFVLNLRGIVNMDEAKKMIGYEVFIDKKDLPPLKSDEYYWYEILSSDVYYENGEYVGKVEEIIQTGANDVISIKNIEDDKEVLIPMTDHYIVELKKEDKSIIVKKIEWYENGTNQTD, encoded by the coding sequence GTGAGTGAATTGAACAGTTTATCCAATCTTTTGGACAACAAAATCTCCGTGGCAAAAATCGTTAATAGCCATGGAGTACATGGAGAGGTAAAAGTAGTACCTTTTACCAATATAAAAAGTGTAATAACAAACTTAGAAGAAGTTCTTTTGTACAATACCTCAACCAGAAATTTTTTCTTCACTAAAGTATTACAAGTCAAACCATTAAACAGATTTTTTGTTTTGAACTTACGAGGAATAGTCAATATGGACGAAGCTAAAAAAATGATCGGATATGAAGTTTTTATCGATAAGAAAGATCTTCCCCCTCTTAAAAGTGACGAATATTATTGGTATGAGATTCTAAGTTCTGATGTTTATTATGAAAATGGGGAATACGTTGGAAAAGTAGAAGAAATAATACAAACAGGTGCAAACGATGTTATCTCCATAAAAAATATTGAAGATGATAAAGAAGTTCTCATACCAATGACAGATCATTACATTGTTGAATTAAAAAAAGAAGATAAAAGTATTATAGTAAAAAAAATAGAGTGGTACGAAAATGGAACAAATCAAACGGATTAA
- a CDS encoding RNA methyltransferase has product MFDKLYVALIHYPILKKDGTIVSTAITNFDVHDISRTCKTYNVKNYFLVTNLPAQRKIVEKVLDYWLNGYGGEFNPNRKEALEIFKIKNYLEDVIEEIEKKEGERPKIVFTSAKARNNVVSFEELKDKIKNSDHPFLILFGTGWGMPEEIREISDYDLEPIRAKGKFNHLSVRAAVAITLDRLIGEID; this is encoded by the coding sequence ATGTTTGATAAACTGTATGTGGCCTTGATTCACTATCCTATTCTGAAAAAAGATGGTACTATTGTTTCAACAGCCATTACAAATTTTGATGTTCATGATATTTCAAGAACCTGCAAAACTTATAACGTAAAAAACTATTTCTTAGTAACCAATTTACCTGCTCAACGAAAGATTGTAGAAAAGGTTTTAGATTACTGGCTCAACGGATATGGAGGAGAATTTAATCCCAACAGAAAAGAAGCTCTTGAAATATTTAAAATAAAAAATTACTTGGAGGACGTTATCGAAGAAATAGAAAAAAAAGAAGGAGAACGTCCAAAGATAGTTTTCACTTCTGCCAAAGCAAGAAATAATGTAGTCTCTTTTGAGGAACTAAAGGATAAGATAAAAAATTCTGACCATCCATTTTTAATTCTTTTTGGAACCGGTTGGGGAATGCCAGAAGAAATTAGAGAAATTTCTGATTACGATTTAGAACCTATTAGAGCTAAAGGAAAGTTCAACCATCTCTCTGTAAGGGCGGCGGTTGCAATAACGCTTGATAGATTAATAGGTGAAATCGATTGA
- the trmD gene encoding tRNA (guanosine(37)-N1)-methyltransferase TrmD: protein MEQIKRIKISVLTIFPGMFDIIRNYGVIKKAIEKKLVEIDILNLRDYTTDKHKVTDKPGYGGENGMVMLVEPFYRFYDEYILSKNHKPYIVLPSPQGEVFNNDLAFELAKKGELVFLCGRYEGIDERVKKIVDKEVSIGDYVLTGGEIPTMVIIETLLRFLPGVIGSKTSVENDSFYNGLLDYSHYTKPQEFRGMKVPEILLSGDHERIRIFRKKDSLLKTIIKRPDLFIKKELNEEEKKILVDIVQEMFNKNSNDFKESQDV, encoded by the coding sequence ATGGAACAAATCAAACGGATTAAAATTAGTGTTTTGACTATTTTCCCTGGTATGTTTGATATTATTAGAAACTATGGAGTAATAAAAAAAGCTATAGAAAAAAAATTAGTCGAAATAGATATACTCAATTTAAGAGATTACACAACTGATAAACACAAAGTAACTGATAAACCTGGTTACGGTGGAGAAAATGGAATGGTTATGTTGGTAGAACCTTTTTATCGTTTTTACGATGAATACATCCTATCCAAGAACCACAAACCTTATATAGTTTTACCTTCTCCCCAAGGCGAAGTATTTAATAACGATTTAGCTTTTGAGTTAGCAAAAAAAGGAGAATTAGTTTTTTTATGTGGAAGATACGAAGGAATAGATGAAAGGGTTAAAAAGATAGTTGACAAAGAAGTTTCAATAGGAGATTACGTTTTAACGGGTGGCGAAATCCCTACCATGGTTATTATCGAAACTCTTTTAAGATTTTTGCCCGGAGTAATAGGTTCAAAAACAAGCGTAGAAAACGATTCCTTTTACAATGGATTATTAGATTATTCACACTACACCAAACCTCAGGAATTTAGAGGCATGAAAGTGCCAGAAATCTTGTTAAGCGGTGATCATGAACGTATTAGAATCTTTAGAAAAAAAGACAGTTTATTAAAAACAATAATTAAAAGGCCAGATCTATTCATAAAGAAAGAATTAAATGAAGAAGAAAAAAAGATTTTAGTAGACATTGTTCAAGAAATGTTTAACAAAAACTCTAATGATTTTAAGGAGTCCCAAGATGTTTGA
- the rpsP gene encoding 30S ribosomal protein S16 — translation MVKIRLNRMGRRHQPFYRIVIVDSRNKRSGKYIESIGYYDPLNNSNQYKVDEDKALDWLLKGAQPTDTARRILRKMGVMKRYDEIKFRARRENDVKESEKIVEPEGEEVKE, via the coding sequence ATGGTAAAAATCAGATTGAACAGGATGGGAAGGAGACATCAACCGTTTTATAGAATAGTTATCGTAGATTCCAGAAATAAAAGAAGCGGAAAATATATAGAATCAATCGGATACTATGATCCACTAAATAACTCAAACCAGTATAAAGTGGACGAAGATAAGGCTTTAGATTGGTTATTGAAGGGTGCTCAACCCACAGACACTGCTAGAAGAATTCTTAGAAAAATGGGTGTTATGAAAAGATATGACGAAATAAAATTTCGAGCCAGAAGAGAAAATGATGTCAAAGAATCCGAAAAAATAGTAGAACCGGAAGGAGAAGAAGTTAAAGAATGA